A single Bacillus sp. OxB-1 DNA region contains:
- a CDS encoding RrF2 family transcriptional regulator, translated as MKYSNATNYALHTMVHLILQPRESLVGVQELAEMQHLSPTYLSKILTKLAKAGLIESTPGAKGGYKISRTKQEISFLDVIHAIEGDASLFDCSIHHEGCLIEKVMWQAEENMKSELKSKLLIDIAKEAESKQK; from the coding sequence ATGAAGTATTCAAACGCGACAAACTACGCCCTGCACACAATGGTGCATTTGATACTACAGCCTAGGGAGAGCTTGGTGGGAGTGCAGGAATTAGCCGAAATGCAACATCTTTCCCCGACGTACCTTTCTAAAATATTAACCAAACTTGCGAAAGCCGGTTTGATCGAGTCGACACCCGGAGCGAAGGGGGGCTATAAAATCTCTAGAACCAAACAGGAAATTTCCTTTTTAGATGTTATTCATGCGATTGAAGGAGATGCAAGCTTATTCGACTGCTCCATTCATCATGAAGGCTGCTTGATTGAGAAAGTCATGTGGCAGGCAGAGGAAAATATGAAAAGTGAATTGAAATCGAAGCTTTTGATCGACATTGCTAAAGAGGCAGAATCCAAACAGAAGTAA